The Hevea brasiliensis isolate MT/VB/25A 57/8 chromosome 1, ASM3005281v1, whole genome shotgun sequence DNA segment gagtcgggagtcacagcgatgggtgaccttcccgggaagtgactgcaaggtcagtcttaactcgaattttgaaccaaaaaatgtgacgccgtggtccttaggactattgtgaacctagtggaaaagagaaaaccacagaaaagaactgataagttggtcaaataattaggtcagggattcgaaagaaatatcgaattacttgcaaaccgaatcagaccggcgaggggcaatttggttaattcacccctagaggtgactcctgacttaactgtccaataaaatcggagaaataaaaattttagaatcgagaattaaattaaagaactatataaaaaattaatgaaaaagaaaaagggaaaagaaatggattattacatcattaggtgacatcatgaataatgttaaaattaaaattattttacccgaatttttgactaagtcaattatggcataaatggagataaaaacaaaattaaaaagacaaaatttttttcttcttcttctccaaaattCTGTagctctctctctcccatttgtTCTCTCATCAAAAAAAATTCCATTAAAGCATGAAATCAAACTCTTAAACCCCTAAATTACCCATAAATCCCTCAAATTTCTTTGATTAAAGCTTGTTatcttcacttgagaagaagaatgaggaaggaaagaaaggaagaaaaaggaagaaattgaagaagtaGAGATCAAAAAAAAGGTTAGTACTTAAACTTGACATCTTTTGTTAAATTTTCATGTTCTTAGTTAAGTTAACCTAGAATTGAACttaaatcaaaagaaaattatcATTGGGGGACTGAATGGGATTTTCGGCCAACCTATAAGGGTAttgaaatttcatgattttgatggaattgaagtattagttaagttgaattGAGTGTATAGAGGttgattataaactttaattgcattagattgcataattgtgtaattagggttcttaacctcTTGAAATTAGGAGAAAAATTGTAGGAAATGGTTAATTGATGCAAATGATCTtaattgaggtgagaaatggtcaattgggaccatttgtggtatgtttgaattggtagaaaccaagtgcaattcggattggttagggtcactattctaGCAGCTTGAACTAGGTCTTTTTCagagactaaaactgaaaatttactaactcaattggtgtgaggctaattaggaatgaaaataaacacataatggcacatttttcattcaggaacaatacccagaaaatgacattaacatagtgaataattaggtcaaacccgagtGTGGTGCACTACtattgtaccaaaatgaccaaatgaatagtgtttgttcatttagccataacttgggctatacaggtccaaatgacctgatttttatggcattggaaaggtataacatagcactacaactttaatgaagaacaccaacccaaattctgcccataacccagtcattttgccacTTAAAATTAGTagtccaaaactaccagaaccaaattaggtgcccagaaatctgagttaggccaatccggctagccatgttcaaatggctatatcttgggctacaaaactctgaatgtagtgattcaaaaaggagattaaagctaagacaataaggaacaacttctatgaaaaatacttagccaaattcccacaacAATAAGATTAATGGAACAGTATAAAACAaaacatcaaaactgaaaatttaaaattgtgcctaggagacctaaaaattgaaggggcaaccaagatcaacaaattaagcaactaaaatgtggtatgttggtgaaattgaaattctcatacctattaagcataagaaagttaacaatttgacttgaatagtgtcgtgaatagtaacattgaaatgcaaaattcaaataatgttaaattaagcatattagagctagacaaaagtaattgtgaatttattattgaatttattatattttataaaactacaacactgtaaaattgtgtgtttcagttgaaagaaTACATAAAAAGAACccaagacatcgagtcaaggcctagaggcgactcgcataagatttgtgcacaatataaaatttttctgtaaattctcttgacaatttgttttgatgaataaattatgatttatttttattgcatatttgtgaatgaaatgaatattatacttttgacctaaattattAGAAATTTAGTTGTATTTGTTTGAATTGCCAATAAATGgttagtaaaatgttaagatagttttgaaaccacagtgtcatgaccatatatctgaatgcctcactagcatgcctagtgggaggaattagttttgaattttgaattccctctctggctgaagtgttgaggtgtgtgcaagtagaggaagaaattgaatgggtacccataatttgagctagctagccttgagattcctcataagcctccggctattgagatgaacattatactgatggcatgatataactgtgtgtttttatgaaatctgttttgggacttcagaaatgagactgttttgactaaaattataaattgtgtttgtatttgttttcattttcagtatCATATTTGAATAAAcgtgatttgatttatgcataagattttattttagtatattgtgcaccactgagtcatagtactcagcgatagctgtttattgctgtcgcagatagagagactagtagagcagcagagtgagctgctgaggatttcagagctacctctggaccttttgtcgggtataattttatatcctgattgtacatgtttattttgatgtaattgacTGTAGTACATTTGTAaagtggtcatgagcagttgtacagattttataataatattattttggattttcttatgtaatttatactgatgaatgtaaattaatgtttCTTGAATTGAATGTGAATGAAAACTATTTAGTATTATTTCTGAAATAATTGagttgaaaattgatttaaattgtggagaTTGGGGAAAATTATGTTGACTTGAGTTTTAAtggtggttgagattgattgaagtgttatattggaagtgttttctacaggtaaaatttttagtttttctcaattacagtcgacactttgccgaaatttttcaaaaatttgcggaaaaataaaaatggacaaaaattttacataacttttaaacttcaattaaatgtttttaatgcctgctagaaatgctcaccactttcaaaaagaaagaaaattgttttaaaattccttgtagtatatttaatgggttatcggtagatggaGTCGATAAGTCATtacgtatactacgggatcatgttatgccttacagaggggtaaggtgtgacaaatgtaattaattaaaattcttgAAAACTTTTAGAGGAATgataatttaaaagattttcaaTTCAATTCTTTAAGATTAGTTCACCATCTTGAATTAGTTACCTCCAACCATAATCTTGCTCCTGCTGGTTCCCAGGCTGATAAACCACCATTTTTACTCtacaatattttataaaatttagctCATTGTTAATTTCTTTCTAAGAAGCATGCATGAGGAAGAAGCAAACAAAAATACTTTCTGAGGTTAATGAGATATAAACAAGCACTGTATTATTGCGACTAATCCATACCTGAAGAGAAAGTAATACATTGACAGAATCGTACAAGTTCTCAGGTTCCATTTTCTCACCAACAAATTGCGAGGGCATCATAGAGAAAAGCAGACAACACTATGAAACATATACGAGAACTTAATACTTTCTGAACTTGTTTGAAATATAATTTAAACTTTAAACAGAATTAACTACCTTCATACTTTCTGCAATGGAATCGGAAACTTGCCATCCATGATCTTTATCGGAGAAAGTCCATGATCCTTTGGATATATGACGAAACATACTTAGGAAGTCACCAGGAGGATTCTCGGTGACCTTCCAAATTTTAAGTCGGAACAGAGTAGAGAGACCGAAGTTATAATTTATGTCTTGATACTACGAAGGAAGAACAGTTAAGGACATAAACTTGGAAACCTGAGAATTCTTTATAAAGTTGTGTCCTTCCTTAAGTGTAGGCCCTATTTCATCAGAAAGGTTGCTAGCAATCAAACCTTGGACGACAAGACTTGTATCCCATACTTGACTGCCAAAACTCTGCAGATAAATTCATCACTTTATCCTTTTTGTATGCTATTTGTTACTTAATAATCAAGTGCTTTGAAGACAACTATTAGGCACAAAGGGAGTTTAAATACTTAGATATACAAACAAAACTAAGAAAAGAATGGTCCATATTGAACAAACCCTTATTTGTTTTTATCTTCATCTTCTTTCTAAGAACTCTTCATTGAACAAATCCTTTTTATGACTTATTAGCATTTAATTTTCTTTCCCTATCACAACTGATACAATCATATTTTTGGCCCTTTGAACATAATTTTTTTGCAACACTAAAACCTTAGAATCTCGCGTGCTCTTGATAAAACTCAAACATGTTGTCCACACCTAGAAACCACATACCTGGTCGTGGACTCTCATCTACAGAATTACGTTGAACATACTCGACAAAATTCCTTCCTTGCATACCTTCATTCATGGCAGTTTCACTCATGCCAACACCTTCAACGTCTTCATCATCGCCTTGATCAAAAATATGAAGACCATCCTCCATGGGTTCACTTCCTCAGTTCCTGCATTCATGGAGTTTTCATTTATTATAGTATCTTAATCAACTGTTTTATCTTCTTCATTGAAAACATTGTCATCTTCACTATATACGAATGCATCAGCAACTACCCTTATACGCATTACTTCGTTTGTCACTTTCATCTTCAAAGAGTTATATGAATCAACAGATTCAAAACAAGATTATTATTCTTTTAGTAGTTCCATTTAAGATTATTTCATTCTGATAGGTTActtttattgtaatattaattaaactttttttaTTTAATGCAAAACGACAGCTGGCTTTGTTAATTATTCTTTTAGAATTATCACAAGCAATATT contains these protein-coding regions:
- the LOC131183557 gene encoding lupeol synthase-like, translated to MEDGLHIFDQGDDEDVEGVGMSETAMNEGMQGRNFVEYVQRNSVDESPRPGSWTFSDKDHGWQVSDSIAESMKCCLLFSMMPSQFVGEKMEPENLYDSVNVLLSLQSKNGGLSAWEPAGARLWLEALVLLKKLYPENRKKESETFIINAVQFLEHIQKPDGSGYG